One window of Paenibacillus albicereus genomic DNA carries:
- a CDS encoding glycosyltransferase family 39 protein gives MKLTYIRPALAILLVAVMALAGRPAAFAATELVVNGGFETSQDGLPQGWTKDGYKLDESVTSWTLEQGSGTDPAQFVRVASQQPNDARWLQKVAVEPDTLYKLSGMIRASGVPSGSAGANLSVLGVLDASAPIFDTAGAWQPVELYGRTGPEQKELDIALRLGGYGSETTGTADFAAVSLVEVEGEAAANAVSFDPSTVAAGSGGGSSAGAGAPGFLMPLSIAGGIAFAAAMYLAWSAIFGRSASAGLAAELRRQPEPGRSGRAIWLVLGAGLLLRLVLAPTMQGHPVDYTDFSLWAQRAYETGLNGFFEDGVFADYPPGYIYVLWVLGMLKSALGLGFGAGPEILLVKLPALLADLAAGWLLYDLARGRFGTRLSAFLAALYVFSPAVWLDSALWAQVDSVMTLLVLLAVRALTQSRYASGAAWLAVAVLVKPQAVLFLPLLLFALLRSRKPADWLKAAGAGIGTALLLLLPFAIGREPSWIIEHYKNMFASYPYATLNAFNLYGLLGYNGIETTRTWLGLELSTWGNLGALAALVAMGLICWKKGREGLYLAAFAGASLVFLLKTGMHERYLYPALAFALAAFIVSGSKRLLALYGALTLTVLANTAPVLRDAIEQNFYRANGDGLMVTVSLLQLLAGAALVHLVVQLVRGRAYGSLALAAGGAWKLPEAPAQPSGPSGAASGSRQEQPAGPEPYEDSSRVSRRKEWLPIAGLVAVYAVMMFWQLGDAKAPSTPWTPTQESQEVTVQLQGGPQPADHVMLYAGIGSGTVQVSLSADGTTFGAPAEQKVDGGTVFQWKSIGVGGQTIQAVRITGTPGVVLYEAGVIDAEGRSMPLADTGGSPLFDEPSLVPAQPSYKNSMYFDEIYHARTAFEHLHRIEPYETTHPPLGKVIIMAGVSIFGMNPFGWRVMGGLAGLLLIPAMYVLARGLFNSRKAGLLAASLILLDFMPLVQSRIGTVDTYAVLFIILSYHFMNRFLQRNVRGARLGPALQAFALSGVFFGLGASVKWVGVYSGAGLAVLFFGSMYRRWKASREAAGAARGSDEAAAESRVPAKLVGAGFLFFVAVPAVIYVLTYIPFLLVPGPGHGLRNVVEFQKFMYDYHSKLVATHPFASTWWEWPIIRRPIWYYGGSGLAQGQISSIMSMGNPLIWWAGIPCAIAAFAAAWKRRSRAMLVITIGLLSQYLPWVGIPRLTFIYHYYATVPFLILCIVYVLIRLPEKMGRSSAKLATGLYVGGAAVLMAMFYPVLTGLTVSRSYAEQFLKWFGSWTFFS, from the coding sequence TTGAAGCTTACATACATACGCCCGGCATTGGCGATCCTGCTGGTCGCCGTCATGGCGCTGGCCGGACGTCCGGCAGCCTTTGCGGCGACGGAGCTCGTCGTCAACGGCGGCTTCGAGACGTCCCAGGACGGATTGCCGCAAGGCTGGACCAAAGACGGCTACAAGCTGGACGAATCCGTGACGTCCTGGACGCTGGAGCAAGGGAGCGGAACCGATCCCGCGCAGTTCGTCCGGGTCGCGAGCCAGCAGCCGAACGACGCCCGCTGGCTGCAGAAGGTCGCGGTCGAGCCGGACACGCTGTACAAGCTCAGCGGCATGATCCGCGCCTCCGGCGTGCCTTCCGGATCGGCAGGGGCGAACCTGTCGGTGCTCGGCGTGCTGGATGCGTCCGCCCCGATCTTCGACACCGCCGGCGCGTGGCAGCCGGTCGAGCTGTACGGACGGACCGGACCCGAGCAAAAGGAGCTCGACATCGCCCTCCGCCTCGGCGGCTACGGCAGCGAGACGACCGGCACCGCGGACTTCGCGGCGGTGTCGCTCGTCGAGGTCGAGGGAGAAGCGGCGGCGAACGCCGTCTCGTTCGATCCGTCGACCGTCGCCGCCGGCTCGGGCGGCGGCTCCTCCGCCGGAGCCGGCGCGCCGGGCTTCCTCATGCCGCTGTCGATCGCGGGCGGCATCGCTTTCGCAGCGGCCATGTACTTGGCCTGGAGCGCGATCTTCGGCCGCAGCGCCTCCGCTGGCCTAGCGGCGGAGCTGCGGCGGCAGCCGGAGCCGGGCCGCTCCGGACGGGCGATCTGGCTCGTGCTCGGAGCCGGCCTGCTGCTGCGGCTGGTGCTCGCGCCGACGATGCAGGGCCATCCCGTCGACTATACCGACTTCAGCCTGTGGGCGCAGCGGGCTTATGAGACGGGACTGAACGGCTTCTTCGAAGACGGCGTGTTCGCGGACTATCCGCCGGGCTACATCTACGTGCTCTGGGTGCTCGGCATGCTCAAGAGCGCGCTGGGGCTCGGCTTCGGGGCAGGGCCGGAGATCCTGCTCGTCAAGCTGCCGGCGCTGCTCGCGGACCTCGCCGCCGGCTGGCTGCTGTACGATCTGGCTCGCGGCCGTTTCGGCACGAGGCTGAGCGCGTTCCTGGCGGCGCTCTACGTCTTCAGCCCGGCCGTCTGGCTCGATTCCGCGCTTTGGGCGCAGGTCGACTCCGTCATGACGCTGCTCGTGCTGCTGGCCGTGCGGGCGCTGACGCAGAGCCGCTACGCTTCTGGCGCGGCCTGGCTCGCCGTCGCCGTGCTCGTCAAGCCGCAGGCGGTGCTGTTCCTGCCGCTGCTGCTGTTCGCCCTGCTTCGCAGCCGCAAGCCGGCCGACTGGCTCAAGGCCGCCGGCGCCGGCATCGGCACCGCGCTGCTGCTGCTCCTGCCGTTCGCGATCGGCAGGGAGCCGAGCTGGATCATCGAGCATTACAAGAACATGTTCGCCTCTTATCCGTACGCGACGCTCAACGCCTTCAACCTGTACGGCCTGCTCGGCTACAACGGGATCGAGACGACCCGCACGTGGCTCGGCCTGGAGCTGTCGACATGGGGCAACCTCGGCGCGCTCGCCGCGCTCGTGGCGATGGGGCTGATCTGTTGGAAAAAAGGCCGCGAAGGACTCTATCTCGCGGCGTTCGCCGGAGCATCTCTCGTCTTCCTGCTGAAAACCGGCATGCATGAGCGGTATCTGTACCCCGCGCTCGCCTTCGCGCTGGCGGCGTTCATCGTCTCCGGCAGCAAGCGGCTGCTCGCGCTGTATGGGGCGCTGACGCTCACCGTGCTCGCGAACACGGCGCCGGTGCTGCGGGATGCGATCGAGCAGAACTTCTACCGGGCCAACGGCGACGGCCTCATGGTGACGGTCTCGCTGCTCCAGCTGCTCGCCGGAGCGGCGCTCGTCCATCTGGTCGTCCAGCTCGTCCGCGGCCGCGCCTACGGCTCGCTGGCGCTGGCCGCCGGCGGCGCGTGGAAGCTGCCGGAAGCGCCTGCGCAGCCATCCGGACCTTCCGGTGCGGCTTCCGGATCGAGGCAAGAGCAGCCGGCCGGACCTGAGCCGTACGAGGATTCGTCCCGCGTATCCAGGCGCAAGGAATGGCTCCCGATCGCGGGCCTGGTCGCGGTCTACGCCGTCATGATGTTCTGGCAGCTCGGCGACGCCAAGGCGCCGTCGACGCCTTGGACGCCGACGCAGGAGAGCCAGGAAGTGACCGTGCAGCTGCAGGGAGGGCCGCAGCCGGCCGACCATGTCATGCTGTATGCCGGCATCGGCAGCGGCACGGTGCAGGTCTCCCTGTCGGCGGACGGCACGACGTTCGGCGCCCCGGCGGAGCAGAAGGTCGACGGCGGCACGGTGTTCCAGTGGAAGTCGATCGGAGTCGGCGGCCAGACGATCCAGGCGGTGCGCATCACCGGCACGCCGGGCGTCGTCCTGTACGAAGCCGGGGTCATCGACGCCGAAGGCCGCTCGATGCCGCTGGCGGACACGGGCGGATCGCCGCTGTTCGACGAACCTTCGCTCGTGCCGGCGCAGCCTTCGTACAAGAACAGCATGTATTTTGACGAAATCTATCACGCGCGCACGGCGTTCGAGCATCTGCACCGGATCGAGCCGTACGAGACGACGCATCCGCCGCTCGGCAAGGTCATCATTATGGCGGGCGTCTCGATCTTCGGCATGAATCCGTTCGGCTGGCGGGTGATGGGCGGACTGGCGGGCCTGCTGCTCATCCCGGCGATGTACGTGCTGGCGCGGGGACTGTTCAACTCGCGCAAGGCGGGCCTGCTGGCCGCCTCGCTCATCCTGCTCGACTTCATGCCGCTCGTGCAGTCGCGGATCGGCACGGTCGATACGTATGCCGTCCTGTTCATCATCCTCAGCTACCACTTCATGAACCGGTTCCTGCAGCGCAACGTGCGCGGAGCGAGGCTGGGGCCGGCGCTGCAGGCGTTCGCTCTGTCCGGAGTCTTCTTCGGGCTCGGAGCATCGGTCAAATGGGTCGGCGTCTACTCCGGCGCAGGCCTCGCCGTCCTGTTCTTCGGCTCGATGTACCGGCGTTGGAAAGCCTCGCGCGAGGCGGCCGGAGCGGCGCGCGGATCGGACGAAGCGGCTGCGGAAAGCCGCGTGCCGGCCAAGCTTGTCGGCGCAGGCTTCCTGTTCTTCGTCGCCGTGCCCGCCGTCATCTACGTCCTGACGTACATTCCGTTCCTGCTCGTGCCGGGACCGGGCCACGGCCTGCGCAACGTCGTCGAGTTCCAGAAGTTCATGTACGACTACCATTCCAAGCTCGTCGCGACGCATCCGTTCGCCTCGACCTGGTGGGAATGGCCGATCATCCGCCGGCCGATCTGGTACTACGGCGGCTCCGGCCTCGCTCAAGGCCAGATCTCCAGCATCATGAGCATGGGCAATCCGCTCATCTGGTGGGCCGGCATCCCGTGCGCGATCGCGGCCTTCGCGGCAGCCTGGAAAAGACGCAGCCGCGCCATGCTCGTCATCACGATCGGACTGCTGTCGCAGTACCTGCCGTGGGTCGGCATTCCGCGCCTGACGTTCATCTATCATTACTACGCGACGGTGCCGTTCCTCATCCTGTGCATCGTGTACGTGCTCATCCGCCTGCCGGAAAAGATGGGCCGCAGCTCGGCCAAGCTCGCGACGGGGCTTTATGTCGGCGGCGCGGCCGTGCTGATGGCGATGTTCTATCCGGTGCTGACAGGCCTGACGGTCAGCCGCAGCTATGCGGAGCAATTCCTCAAATGGTTCGGCAGCTGGACGTTCTTCTCCTGA
- a CDS encoding DinB family protein → MTRPDSAIFGQLEAVRSLTLRQLDDLTPLQADLIPSGFRNSIRWNAGHLVAVLERFAFKAPGIPSPLPPSFRTQFDFGSSPASWMDQEEPVPTLEELLELLRDQPGRVREALDGRLDEDVEPYTTTTGILLSTPREYLSLGLYHEGLHLSVIKLYRRLLGL, encoded by the coding sequence ATGACCCGACCCGACTCCGCGATCTTCGGCCAGCTTGAGGCCGTGCGCTCGCTCACCCTCCGTCAGCTCGACGATCTGACGCCGCTGCAGGCCGACCTCATCCCGTCCGGCTTCCGCAACTCCATCCGCTGGAATGCCGGCCATCTCGTCGCCGTGCTGGAGCGCTTCGCGTTCAAGGCGCCGGGAATTCCGTCGCCGCTGCCGCCGTCGTTCCGGACGCAGTTCGACTTCGGCAGCTCTCCGGCTTCGTGGATGGATCAGGAAGAGCCCGTACCGACGCTCGAGGAGCTGCTGGAGCTGCTGCGGGACCAGCCCGGCCGCGTGCGCGAAGCGCTTGACGGGCGGCTCGACGAAGACGTCGAGCCGTACACGACCACGACCGGCATCCTGCTGTCGACTCCACGGGAGTACCTGTCGCTCGGCCTTTACCACGAAGGGCTGCACCTGAGCGTCATCAAGCTGTACCGCCGGCTGCTCGGGCTGTGA
- a CDS encoding AraC family transcriptional regulator, with product MDWLTRMNDTLDRIEQQLDGRPDVEALAREAYSSPFHFQRMFHALTGYPLGEYVRRRRLTRAAQELAASSIKVVDVALKYGYESPEAFAKAFRKTHGVTPTMARQPGCRLVAFPKLRFHLSLKGEEEMNYRIEKRDRFTIAGASIVVSCENGENFRRIPQFWQESGQNGTIGRVLELCPGQPLIGACTDFRIVGEKDESERFRYMIAVEAPTGTVPEPFEHEGAEFVEREVPASTWAVFTAVGPLPESVQSVSLRIYSEWFPSTGYEHAGGLELELYLEDGGPDSDAVTEIWVPVKLSSQ from the coding sequence TTGGATTGGCTGACCCGAATGAACGATACGCTCGACCGGATCGAGCAGCAGCTGGACGGACGCCCCGACGTGGAGGCGCTGGCGCGGGAGGCCTACTCGTCGCCGTTCCACTTTCAGCGCATGTTCCATGCTCTGACCGGCTATCCGCTCGGCGAGTACGTGCGGCGGCGCAGGCTGACGCGAGCGGCCCAGGAGCTGGCGGCGAGCTCGATCAAGGTCGTCGACGTCGCGCTCAAGTACGGCTACGAGTCGCCCGAGGCGTTCGCCAAGGCGTTCCGCAAGACGCATGGCGTCACGCCGACGATGGCGCGCCAGCCCGGCTGCCGCCTCGTCGCCTTCCCGAAGCTGCGCTTCCATCTATCGCTGAAGGGAGAAGAGGAAATGAACTATCGGATCGAAAAACGAGATCGCTTCACGATCGCCGGAGCCTCCATCGTCGTCAGCTGCGAGAACGGGGAGAACTTTCGCCGCATCCCGCAGTTCTGGCAGGAAAGCGGGCAGAACGGCACCATCGGGCGCGTGCTGGAGCTGTGTCCTGGCCAGCCGCTGATCGGCGCCTGCACGGACTTCCGCATCGTTGGCGAAAAGGACGAGTCGGAGCGCTTCCGCTACATGATCGCCGTAGAGGCTCCGACCGGTACCGTGCCGGAGCCGTTCGAGCACGAGGGCGCCGAGTTCGTCGAGCGCGAGGTGCCCGCTTCCACTTGGGCCGTCTTCACGGCGGTCGGGCCGCTGCCGGAGTCCGTGCAGAGCGTCAGCCTGCGCATCTATTCGGAGTGGTTCCCCTCCACCGGCTACGAGCACGCCGGCGGTCTGGAGCTGGAGCTGTACCTGGAGGACGGCGGTCCCGATTCGGATGCCGTGACCGAGATCTGGGTGCCGGTGAAGCTGTCGTCGCAGTAA
- a CDS encoding PhzF family phenazine biosynthesis protein: MRAETTILHYDAFAGEPGQGNPGGVVLHAEDLADGQMLELAARVGFNETCFVLPSEQAGFRIRYFTPGHEMDLCGHGTIACLAALETAGRLDGLDRLTIETLAGVLPIRISRDAGSGKASFVMRQASPRFLPFGGSRAELADALGLQEQDLHPDLPIVYGSTGIWTLCVPVRGLDACARMRPDNRRFPELLAELPRASLHPFCLETVHADARLHARHFSSPYSGTIEDPVTGTASGVLGAYWDRFIEAAPPEGLRLTVEQGQEVGRDGKVHVTVVPRGSEREVEISGSAVFVREWTLPI; encoded by the coding sequence ATGAGAGCCGAAACGACTATTCTTCATTACGATGCTTTTGCGGGCGAACCCGGCCAAGGCAATCCCGGAGGCGTCGTGCTGCATGCCGAGGACTTGGCCGACGGCCAGATGCTCGAGCTCGCCGCGCGAGTCGGCTTCAACGAAACCTGCTTCGTGCTGCCTTCGGAGCAAGCCGGCTTCCGCATCCGCTACTTCACGCCGGGCCATGAGATGGACCTGTGCGGCCACGGCACGATCGCCTGCCTCGCCGCTCTGGAGACCGCCGGCCGGCTGGACGGGCTGGACCGGCTCACGATCGAGACGCTTGCCGGCGTGCTCCCGATCCGCATCTCGCGCGATGCCGGCAGCGGCAAGGCAAGCTTCGTCATGCGCCAAGCCTCGCCGCGCTTCCTGCCGTTCGGCGGCTCGCGCGCGGAGCTGGCCGACGCCCTCGGGCTGCAGGAGCAGGACCTGCATCCCGACCTGCCGATCGTCTACGGCAGCACGGGCATCTGGACGCTGTGCGTGCCCGTGCGCGGACTCGACGCCTGCGCCCGCATGCGTCCCGACAACAGACGTTTCCCCGAGCTGCTGGCCGAGCTCCCGCGCGCCTCTCTCCATCCGTTCTGCCTGGAGACCGTCCATGCGGATGCTCGCCTTCACGCCCGCCATTTTTCCTCGCCCTATTCCGGCACGATCGAGGACCCTGTCACCGGCACCGCCTCCGGCGTGCTCGGCGCGTACTGGGACCGCTTCATCGAAGCGGCGCCGCCGGAAGGGCTGCGCCTGACGGTCGAGCAAGGCCAGGAGGTCGGCCGCGACGGCAAGGTGCATGTGACCGTCGTGCCGCGCGGCAGCGAGCGCGAGGTGGAGATTTCCGGGTCCGCCGTCTTCGTACGGGAGTGGACCTTGCCGATCTAG
- a CDS encoding DMT family transporter, giving the protein MTKPLATALVLLSLIWGGSFFFIKLLLEEAGPWMIAFLRSGAGLIAITAVMLALRQPFSLRLLPWLPIAVMATFNTTVPWALIPLSETRLTSSVASVLNATTPLWTLVIGALFFAGKPGPKQWGGILISLVGILVLLGVNPATIISVDGFGFLCMMGATLCYGIGSQLSKRLSGLTMYQSTFGTLLVATVSCGAVALARDPLPVEAFASGPFLGAIVGLGVFGSGIAYILFYYLIQKGSPELATMVTYLVPATAILWGFLLLGEELYWNLLAGLAVILAGVFLATRPSRPASAAARGGGDGA; this is encoded by the coding sequence TTGACCAAGCCGCTCGCTACAGCTCTTGTCCTGCTCAGCCTCATCTGGGGCGGTTCGTTCTTCTTCATCAAGCTCCTGCTGGAGGAAGCCGGTCCGTGGATGATCGCCTTCCTCCGCTCGGGCGCCGGCCTCATCGCCATCACCGCCGTCATGCTGGCGCTGCGCCAGCCGTTCTCGCTGCGCTTGCTGCCGTGGCTGCCGATCGCTGTCATGGCGACGTTCAACACGACGGTGCCGTGGGCGCTCATCCCGCTCAGCGAGACGAGGCTGACGAGCAGCGTCGCTTCGGTGCTCAACGCGACGACGCCGCTCTGGACGCTCGTCATCGGGGCGCTCTTCTTCGCCGGCAAGCCGGGTCCGAAGCAGTGGGGAGGCATCCTGATCTCGCTCGTCGGCATTCTCGTCCTGCTCGGCGTCAATCCGGCGACGATCATTTCGGTGGACGGCTTCGGCTTCCTCTGCATGATGGGCGCGACGCTCTGCTACGGCATCGGCTCGCAGCTGTCCAAGCGGCTGAGCGGATTGACGATGTACCAGTCCACCTTCGGCACGCTGCTCGTCGCGACCGTCTCCTGCGGCGCCGTCGCGCTCGCGCGCGATCCGCTGCCGGTCGAGGCGTTCGCATCGGGTCCGTTCCTCGGCGCGATCGTCGGGCTCGGCGTATTCGGCTCCGGCATCGCCTACATCCTGTTCTACTATCTGATTCAAAAAGGAAGTCCGGAGCTCGCCACGATGGTCACCTATCTGGTGCCCGCGACGGCGATCCTATGGGGCTTCCTGCTGCTCGGCGAGGAGCTGTATTGGAATCTGCTTGCCGGCCTGGCTGTCATTCTCGCCGGGGTGTTCCTGGCTACGAGGCCGTCTCGCCCGGCGTCAGCGGCGGCTCGGGGCGGAGGCGACGGGGCTTAA